The Macaca fascicularis isolate 582-1 chromosome 11, T2T-MFA8v1.1 genome includes a region encoding these proteins:
- the LOC141408008 gene encoding uncharacterized protein isoform X6 codes for MIAISERRSRQDSTDGHLRCLWAARLYGGDQLVIFLQSVIKPEEPAKAVAALQAFRDVSCRVPQMETLKKEVMSSVVLLIQKNPRPARWPSRKSSGLQLPKRSMQKAVISAFPTEVPGSSHWDWLDSGCCQQRVS; via the exons ATGATCGCCATTTCAGAAAGGCGCTCACGGCAGGACAGCACCGATGGACACCTGCGCTGCCTGTGGGCAG CCAGGTTATACGGCGGCGATCAACTGGTGATTTTCCTGCAAAGCGTCATCAAACCCGAGGAGCCTGCCAAGGCAGTGGCAGCCCTGCAAGCCTTCAGGGATGTGTCCTGCAGAG TGCCCCAGATGGAGACCTTGAAGAAGGAGGTGATGAGTTCAGTGGTTCTGCTGATACAGAAAAATCCGAGACCT gCAAGATGGCCAAGTAGGAagagctctggtctgcagcttccaaagagatcaatgcagaaggcggtgatttctgcatttccaactgaggtacccggctcatctcattgggactggttagacagtgggtgctgccaacagagggtgagctga
- the LOC141408008 gene encoding uncharacterized protein isoform X2, producing MGFFENQGSVLGEGNGPVLVVSSDERATPWSCLEGSRGPCEIVRAWTNLEDMRKEYFPRGCGKGWDDLSSLCPCAHSAFASWPRLWLSVAVEVSTWRPSWGISQACCSSCQVIRRRSTGDFPAKRHQTRGACQGSGSPASLQGCVLQSAPDGDLEEGGDEFSGSADTEKSETCSLLLASSLSSQPTGNQSLLRTPRDRKGVLWAAASPVARWPSRKSSGLQLPKRSMQKAVISAFPTEVPGSSHWDWLDSGCCQQRVS from the exons ATGGGGTTCTTTGAAAATCAGGGCAGCGTCTTGGGTGAGGGGAACGGTCCAGTCCTGGTCGTGTCGAGCGACGAGAGAGCTACACCTTGGTCCTGCCTCGAAGGCTCAAGAGGGCCGTGTGAAATCGTAAGGGCTTGGACCAACCTCGAAGACATGAGGAAGGAGTACTTCCCTCGAGGCTGTGGAAAGGGCTGGGACGACCTGTCCTCACTCTGTCCTTGTGCACACAGTGCATTTGCCAGCTGGCCGAGGCTCTGGCTCTCAGTGGCCGTGGAGGTGTCAACTTGGAGACCCAGCTGGGGAATATCCCAGGCGTGCTGTTCCAGCTG CCAGGTTATACGGCGGCGATCAACTGGTGATTTTCCTGCAAAGCGTCATCAAACCCGAGGAGCCTGCCAAGGCAGTGGCAGCCCTGCAAGCCTTCAGGGATGTGTCCTGCAGAG TGCCCCAGATGGAGACCTTGAAGAAGGAGGTGATGAGTTCAGTGGTTCTGCTGATACAGAAAAATCCGAGACCT GCTCCCTCTTGCtggcctcctccctctcctctcagcCCACTGGGAACCAGAGTCTCCTCCGGACGCCAAGAGACAGGAAAGGGGTGCTCTGGGCCGCGGCCTCACCCGTG gCAAGATGGCCAAGTAGGAagagctctggtctgcagcttccaaagagatcaatgcagaaggcggtgatttctgcatttccaactgaggtacccggctcatctcattgggactggttagacagtgggtgctgccaacagagggtgagctga
- the LOC141408008 gene encoding uncharacterized protein isoform X5, translating to MIAISERRSRQDSTDGHLRCLWAARLYGGDQLVIFLQSVIKPEEPAKAVAALQAFRDVSCRVPQMETLKKEVMSSVVLLIQKNPRPAPSCWPPPSPLSPLGTRVSSGRQETGKGCSGPRPHPWQDGQVGRALVCSFQRDQCRRR from the exons ATGATCGCCATTTCAGAAAGGCGCTCACGGCAGGACAGCACCGATGGACACCTGCGCTGCCTGTGGGCAG CCAGGTTATACGGCGGCGATCAACTGGTGATTTTCCTGCAAAGCGTCATCAAACCCGAGGAGCCTGCCAAGGCAGTGGCAGCCCTGCAAGCCTTCAGGGATGTGTCCTGCAGAG TGCCCCAGATGGAGACCTTGAAGAAGGAGGTGATGAGTTCAGTGGTTCTGCTGATACAGAAAAATCCGAGACCT GCTCCCTCTTGCtggcctcctccctctcctctcagcCCACTGGGAACCAGAGTCTCCTCCGGACGCCAAGAGACAGGAAAGGGGTGCTCTGGGCCGCGGCCTCACCCGTG gCAAGATGGCCAAGTAGGAagagctctggtctgcagcttccaaagagatcaatgcagaaggcggtga
- the LOC141408008 gene encoding uncharacterized protein isoform X4, with the protein MGFFENQGSVLGEGNGPVLVVSSDERATPWSCLEGSRGPCEIVRAWTNLEDMRKEYFPRGCGKGWDDLSSLCPCAHSAFASWPRLWLSVAVEVSTWRPSWGISQACCSSCQVIRRRSTGDFPAKRHQTRGACQGSGSPASLQGCVLQSAPDGDLEEGGDEFSGSADTEKSETCKMAK; encoded by the exons ATGGGGTTCTTTGAAAATCAGGGCAGCGTCTTGGGTGAGGGGAACGGTCCAGTCCTGGTCGTGTCGAGCGACGAGAGAGCTACACCTTGGTCCTGCCTCGAAGGCTCAAGAGGGCCGTGTGAAATCGTAAGGGCTTGGACCAACCTCGAAGACATGAGGAAGGAGTACTTCCCTCGAGGCTGTGGAAAGGGCTGGGACGACCTGTCCTCACTCTGTCCTTGTGCACACAGTGCATTTGCCAGCTGGCCGAGGCTCTGGCTCTCAGTGGCCGTGGAGGTGTCAACTTGGAGACCCAGCTGGGGAATATCCCAGGCGTGCTGTTCCAGCTG CCAGGTTATACGGCGGCGATCAACTGGTGATTTTCCTGCAAAGCGTCATCAAACCCGAGGAGCCTGCCAAGGCAGTGGCAGCCCTGCAAGCCTTCAGGGATGTGTCCTGCAGAG TGCCCCAGATGGAGACCTTGAAGAAGGAGGTGATGAGTTCAGTGGTTCTGCTGATACAGAAAAATCCGAGACCT gCAAGATGGCCAAGTAG
- the LOC141408008 gene encoding uncharacterized protein isoform X3, producing the protein MGFFENQGSVLGEGNGPVLVVSSDERATPWSCLEGSRGPCEIVRAWTNLEDMRKEYFPRGCGKGWDDLSSLCPCAHSAFASWPRLWLSVAVEVSTWRPSWGISQACCSSCQVIRRRSTGDFPAKRHQTRGACQGSGSPASLQGCVLQSAPDGDLEEGGDEFSGSADTEKSETFVLPEGLQRKDIWKKCPKAVISPTSHRLPAPCRQSNVGPLWMWEVPQMLQILDGSSCRSWSWMAEQSCCSPATGVCSACPRQK; encoded by the exons ATGGGGTTCTTTGAAAATCAGGGCAGCGTCTTGGGTGAGGGGAACGGTCCAGTCCTGGTCGTGTCGAGCGACGAGAGAGCTACACCTTGGTCCTGCCTCGAAGGCTCAAGAGGGCCGTGTGAAATCGTAAGGGCTTGGACCAACCTCGAAGACATGAGGAAGGAGTACTTCCCTCGAGGCTGTGGAAAGGGCTGGGACGACCTGTCCTCACTCTGTCCTTGTGCACACAGTGCATTTGCCAGCTGGCCGAGGCTCTGGCTCTCAGTGGCCGTGGAGGTGTCAACTTGGAGACCCAGCTGGGGAATATCCCAGGCGTGCTGTTCCAGCTG CCAGGTTATACGGCGGCGATCAACTGGTGATTTTCCTGCAAAGCGTCATCAAACCCGAGGAGCCTGCCAAGGCAGTGGCAGCCCTGCAAGCCTTCAGGGATGTGTCCTGCAGAG TGCCCCAGATGGAGACCTTGAAGAAGGAGGTGATGAGTTCAGTGGTTCTGCTGATACAGAAAAATCCGAGACCT TTGTTCTCCCTGAAGGCCTACAGAGAAAAGACATTTGGAAAAAATGCCCTAAGGCTGTTATAAGCCCCACATCCCATCGCCTCCCCGCACCCTGTCGTCAGTCGAATGTGGGCCCGCTGTGGATGTGGGAGGTGCCCCAGATGTTGCAGATCCTGGATG GAAGTTCCTGTCGCTCTTGGAGCTGGATGGCAGAACAGAGCTGCTGCTCACCTGCTACTGGAGTGTGCTCTGCCTGCCCCCGTCAGAAGTGA
- the LOC141408008 gene encoding uncharacterized protein isoform X1, which translates to MGFFENQGSVLGEGNGPVLVVSSDERATPWSCLEGSRGPCEIVRAWTNLEDMRKEYFPRGCGKGWDDLSSLCPCAHSAFASWPRLWLSVAVEVSTWRPSWGISQACCSSCQVIRRRSTGDFPAKRHQTRGACQGSGSPASLQGCVLQSAPDGDLEEGGDEFSGSADTEKSETFVLPEGLQRKDIWKKCPKAVISPTSHRLPAPCRQSNVGPLWMWEVPQMLQILDGEDLLEREEEWGWAVGPTVEGMEFQAEGRTFLWVRTGAASLSLWSVIWVDLLMWAMLYAGQTCSPESCGSRLFLQMEDPGRLWALNQTQPCLAPAYPLASSIPLCNIKSPLCSGIPARLSGLTSVSSRILGSSCRSWSWMAEQSCCSPATGVCSACPRQK; encoded by the exons ATGGGGTTCTTTGAAAATCAGGGCAGCGTCTTGGGTGAGGGGAACGGTCCAGTCCTGGTCGTGTCGAGCGACGAGAGAGCTACACCTTGGTCCTGCCTCGAAGGCTCAAGAGGGCCGTGTGAAATCGTAAGGGCTTGGACCAACCTCGAAGACATGAGGAAGGAGTACTTCCCTCGAGGCTGTGGAAAGGGCTGGGACGACCTGTCCTCACTCTGTCCTTGTGCACACAGTGCATTTGCCAGCTGGCCGAGGCTCTGGCTCTCAGTGGCCGTGGAGGTGTCAACTTGGAGACCCAGCTGGGGAATATCCCAGGCGTGCTGTTCCAGCTG CCAGGTTATACGGCGGCGATCAACTGGTGATTTTCCTGCAAAGCGTCATCAAACCCGAGGAGCCTGCCAAGGCAGTGGCAGCCCTGCAAGCCTTCAGGGATGTGTCCTGCAGAG TGCCCCAGATGGAGACCTTGAAGAAGGAGGTGATGAGTTCAGTGGTTCTGCTGATACAGAAAAATCCGAGACCT TTGTTCTCCCTGAAGGCCTACAGAGAAAAGACATTTGGAAAAAATGCCCTAAGGCTGTTATAAGCCCCACATCCCATCGCCTCCCCGCACCCTGTCGTCAGTCGAATGTGGGCCCGCTGTGGATGTGGGAGGTGCCCCAGATGTTGCAGATCCTGGATGGTGAGGACTTGCTTGAAAGGGAGGAGGAGTGGGGCTGGGCTGTGGGGCCGACTGTGGAAGGGATGGAGTTCCAAGCTGAGGGACGGACTTTCCTCTGGGTGAGGACGGGAGCAGCCTCCCTGTCCCTCTGGAGTGTCATCTGGGTGGATCTGCTCATGTGGGCCATGCTGTATGCTGGGCAGACATGCAGTCCAGAGTCCTGTGGCTCCCGTCTCTTCTTGCAGATGGAGGACCCGGGAAGATTGTGGGCTTTGAACCAGACACAGCCGTGTCTGGCCCCTGCCTATCCCTTGGCCTCCAGCATCCCTCTCTGTAATATAAAGTCCCCTCTCTGCAGTGGCATTCCTGCTCGGCTCTCTGGTCTCACCTCTGTCTCATCCCGGATCTTAGGAAGTTCCTGTCGCTCTTGGAGCTGGATGGCAGAACAGAGCTGCTGCTCACCTGCTACTGGAGTGTGCTCTGCCTGCCCCCGTCAGAAGTGA